A stretch of the Gossypium hirsutum isolate 1008001.06 chromosome D07, Gossypium_hirsutum_v2.1, whole genome shotgun sequence genome encodes the following:
- the LOC107954350 gene encoding fasciclin-like arabinogalactan protein 12 precursor, with amino-acid sequence MAITKQHLIPLFAISFLLFFQLHCSTTSAQAPAQSPAPPGPPDVTKILQKAGQYSVFVRLLKSTQVSDRLIGELKDTDDGKTIFAPTDKAFSALKSGALNSLNDEQRVQLVLFHVIPSYIPLSQFQTVSNPMRTQAGDSGDGEFPLNVPSSGNTVVLKTGLTKTSVSDTIYTDGQLAVYRVDQVLQPLQVFAARSSALAPAPGMSRKAADVDGKSKASSLAMQNLALFVVSVIAFALSL; translated from the coding sequence ATGGCGATTACGAAGCAACATTTGATCCCGCTTTTCGCTATCTCATTTCTCTTGTTTTTCCAGCTCCATTGCTCAACAACTTCAGCCCAGGCTCCCGCTCAGTCTCCCGCACCACCTGGTCCACCAGACGTCACCAAAATCCTGCAAAAAGCCGGCCAATACTCCGTCTTCGTTCGTCTTCTCAAATCCACCCAAGTCTCCGACCGTCTCATTGGCGAGCTCAAAGACACAGATGATGGGAAGACCATTTTTGCCCCCACTGATAAGGCTTTCTCCGCCCTCAAATCTGGTGCCTTGAATTCACTCAACGATGAACAAAGGGTTCAGCTGGTGCTATTTCACGTCATCCCAAGTTATATCCCATTATCCCAATTCCAAACAGTTAGCAACCCTATGAGAACACAAGCCGGAGATAGCGGCGACGGTGAGTTTCCTCTCAACGTCCCCTCTTCGGGAAACACAGTGGTTCTAAAGACAGGGCTGACGAAAACCAGTGTTAGTGATACCATTTATACCGATGGTCAGCTGGCTGTTTATCGAGTCGATCAGGTGCTTCAACCTTTGCAAGTCTTCGCTGCTAGGTCTTCAGCTCTGGCACCGGCACCGGGAATGTCTAGGAAGGCTGCTGACGTTGATGGGAAATCCAAAGCTTCGAGCCTTGCCATGCAAAACTTAGCTTTGTTTGTAGTTAGTGTTATAGCTTTTGCACTTTCTTTGTGA